A window of Spirochaetota bacterium genomic DNA:
TTTAAGGCTTCAGCTACTGATTTACCTATGGAAGTTTTGCCAACCCCAGGTGGCCCCAAAAAACATATGATAGAACCGGAAAGATTCCCCTTCATCTTTCCAGTGCTAATAAATTCAAGTATTCTCTCCTTTACATCATCCAGACCATAATGATCACGATCCAATACTAATTTTGCCTTTTGAATATCATAATTATCCTCAGAATATATACCCCAGGGAAGGGAGGTTAACCAATCCAAATAATTCCTACTCACACCATATTCTGGAGAATTTGGCTCAAGCAACTTCATCTTATTGAGTTCTTCATCAATCTTATTTGCTGCCTCTTCAGTGAGTTTGAGTTTCTCTATTCTCTCTTCAAATTTTTCAATCTCAGAAGTCTTTTCATCTTTTGTAAGTCCCAATTCCTTTTTTATCTCTTTTAGCTGCTCGCGTAAAAAGAATTCCTTCTGATTTTTTGAAAGCTTCTCTTCAATCTGTTTGGTTATCTTTTGTTGAAGCTTACTAAGCTCCATCTCCTTTCTCAAAAGAATAAGCACCTTCTCTGCTCTCTTTTTTACATTAAATGTCTCTAATATCTCCTGTACTTCATGTGGTTCGGCAGAGGTCATTGATGCTACAAAATCTGAAAGTTTACCTGGATCCTCCATGGTAAACCTGTTTAAGAATAATTTCAACTCCTCCTGAAAAAGTGAATTGGACTTAATAAGCTCTTTTAAAGCTGAAATAATCGCCATTGAATATGTTCTTATTTCATCCGTTGATTTCAAATCCTTCTCGATATAATGAGAAACCTTCCAAAGTATTCCAGGTTCATCATTCATTACTTCAGTGAGAGTGAATCTATGTAGCGCATTTATGGTCATCTGAATAGTGCCTTCATCTATTGGAACAACCTTTAATATCTTTACAGTTACTCCCACTTGATAGAGGTCTTCTGATACAATTGTGCCATCATGTTGATTTTTAATTAAGACAATACCACCGATCTTATTCTCTTTCGAGACAATCTGCCGAGTTGTCTCAAGCAATGTTGGTCCATTGAGCACAACAGGGATTACCATCCCAGGAAAGACTGGTCGTTGATATACAGGAATAATTGGAATAACCTCTGGTAAAACCTCGGATGGCAATACTAAATGCTTATTCTCTTCGTTATTCTTAGATTCATCCATCAATATTGTGATGCTCCTTTTTATTATACTTTATACTTGACCGAATATTCATACCTTGAAAATTTCTCTTTTCATTGGAAAATATTTACGCTTAATGAGTATATCGGTGATTATTACATTCTTGTTTTTTAAACATTTCCACTGAGAAAAATTAAAAAATTCCATATATGATTCCAGCCAAACAAATAAAGTTTATTGAATATAAAATATCTAGATTTATTAAAGCTAATTTTTTTAAGATACTATTCATGTTTATTGCTTCCTTATCATTTGATGAGAAAATATTCATTATCAAAGGTTACAATTATAAATAAAATTATAATGTTAATATTTGTTTAAAAAAAAGTATATTTGGAAACATATACTTATAACTCAATACAGCCCTTAGCTATGAAGAAGCCCTATCTGCACATTTCCATATACAATTATCCATATTTATTAGAATCTCCTCAAATACCCTGAATTACCGCAAATTATGAACATCAATAGTAACCGTCTAGAAGTGAGATGTCTCCCTTAATCAACATTATTCCTCATTCTTTTATATTGTCCAGCTTTAATTTATATTATTTACTAAATCGAATAGCTGAGAAGCGACTCAATAAACAATTGGCAGTGCAATGGGGATGGGACTTTATTTGGAAAAGTACAAAGCTAAACTGGTGCTATGGGATATCAATAAAAAATAACTGAAGGAAGCTAAAACTGGGTTAGAAGAATTGGGAGCAAAGGTTTTTGGTTATCAGGTTGATATAACAGACAGAGCTATTGTTTATAAAACAGCAAATAGAGTAACACTGGTTATAGGAGACATTGACATTTTAGTCAACAATGCCAGCATAGTTCGCGGATGATTCTTTCTAAATGTGGAGGATGAGGATTACTTGAAGACATTGGAAGTAAATATTAACTCTTACATACTAAAATAAATCCTACAAAACTATTTTTTTTCTTTAATCACTGTATACCAATATTTTTTTCCATAAAAAAACTCATCTACTCCCTTTTTATTAATTATTCTGAGATTTTTCAAATGAGCATCACCATGGTTTACTTTTAAAAAATCCAGTTTTTCACATTTTTCAAATTCATTGCATTCCCAACAACCAACAATTTCCATCTTCTGACAACATTTCCTGATTTTACAGAATGGATTCCCTCCACCTCCCCTACATGCATTTTTACACCTTAATCTTACAAGAGCCCCCAAGACGTCATAGCATTCTTTATAGTTGCGAAACTCCTTAAAGGGTATGCCGTCAACAATTCTATCAAACTTTTCTTGTCGTAACTCCTTTCTAAGGTCCCTTGCCAAATCAGCAATCTTACCTTTATATCCAAAACAATCATCACAATAGAGACCGCAAAAAGCAATGAGGTCATCTCTTTCAACCATTCCAATCCCCCTTACTCTATGGCTCATATTCACTTAATTGTGCCCAAGTACACAGCATAGATGCTGATGACTTGCCAATTCAAATTCTATCCCGAAACCTCATCTCACGAAGAAATCCACTGAACTTCCACCAACAAAATCAAAGTCAATTACTTTTGACATGCCTTAACTTCAAGACGCATCATATGCACATATGTAAATCCGTCTTTATCGATGAGATGAATCTTGAGGTAAGCGTTTACAACATTACTAATAAATGATTCCTTTAGTTTATCAGGGACTCTTTCAGTAAACGGAAGCCATGTTGAACTAATATAACCCGCTAAGACATCTTTGCCCTTATGTTTCATGTCCTTTGGGATCAGTTCAATTCGTTCAGTTTTTAAACCAACCTGAGAGAACCATTTTTCATAATCATCTGGTTCAGGGAATCTGAGTGGAAAAGTAAATCCAACAAAATAAGACTTTCATATTATAGTTTCAATTTCACTATCCACTACAGTTAATAGATCTCTAACATTTATCTCTCATAATGCTCTTTAGGTAAATTTCAACTTACAGGTTGTCAATATAATTTGAAAATTATCTATTAAAATCCTTATATGACATTTTCTTCAATTTTCGTCCTTTTTAAACTCTTTAAATAGTAAAAGACATAAGCCCTCTCCACCGTCAGAGGAGGTGGAGAGGGCTTATGTCTTATTTGCAGTTATGTTTGCTTTGAAAAAATTATTGCTTTAATTATTCTTTATTCAGTGAAATCTAAATCGATTTATTCAAATCATATAATTTGTATTCTTTCTGCAAACTATTTGGATAATAAGAAAATGTCTAAAATGTAATGAAATAGAATATTCCCTAATATCTCTCTAAGCAACCTTCTCCTGTTTTTCTATATTTGGGTAAAGAGGAAGATATTTTGAACACAACATATATACTAAAGCCATACTGGCAAAGATGCCCAGGGTAAGAAACCACTCCTGCACCGTTGGACTATAGGATTGGAATTCCTTCCATGGAAAATTGGGTACTGAAAAACCATGTATTGTAGCGTTTACTCTGTTCATTATCATACCTAGGGTTGCTGATCCCACACCGATTATTAAAGTCTTTTCAGTCTCTCTAAATTTTCTAATATTTAGCAATATCACAGGGATAAAACACGCTACCAATTCAAGGACTAACATCCACAGTCCAAATGGCCCGCCCCACAAATCCAAATAACTTCTATCAAATAATGGCACGAACTCGGCAGACATGCTATAGACATCCCACATCCTGTAGATAAAATAAATAATGAACATAAAACCTGATACACGCGCAAGACTTACATATGTTTTGAAAGGTACAACCTCAACCTTTTTCATCTTTCCAGCAAACCAAGTCACTAAAACAGTAAATGAAGGACCAACAGAGACGGCTGATAGAACAAATATGAAGAAGGTATGCGGGATGTGAGTAAATACCTCAGGCCTATACCAGCCGGGCTTTGCAAAGAGAATTCCATATGTACCCCCCAAAGAACCCTGATGAAAGAATGAAAGAAATGTTCCAACAGCTGCTGCTATCCACATCAATTTATGCATATAATGAGTAATTTTATGTATTATTGGATTTTTATCCAGAAATGGATGCTCAAGCACTATTGGCGTAAATTCAATTACTAATATCGTAAAGTATAAAGTAATACAGAAAATAACCTCTGTTAGCATGGAGTTTGGCAGGAGATGCTCACCCCAGTTGGGGTATATGTAAGCGAATGGAACCCTTAAAGGCTGACCAACATCAAAAAGAAGAAACATGAATGTAAAAGCATAACAGAGAAGACCAATCAAAATTGCAGAGTTAATGATTGGTTGGAACTCATCCCTTCTAAAGATGTATAATATAAATGAAGTGAAAAAGGCCCCTCCACCAAGGACAATAAGGCTCAAGTCCCCAGCTATCCAGATCCCCCAACCCATAATGTTGTTTAAATCAGTAAAGCCTAAACCCAAAAGAATTACCTGAAGGCCCGCAAATGCAAAACCTGCAGCAAATATAAGCAAGATAAATATGCTAATTTTCACCTTCTTTGAGTAACTGAAAAACTCTCCTACAACACTATCAACGGCTAACATACCTATTTGAAAAATTTGCTTCCCTAAAACGATTATTCCATTCACTGTGTATCTCCTTCTTCTCTTTTGGGAGTTTATTAAAACCGCATCATCTTGCGGATCCATTCATGGCTTGTTAAATAATATACCTTTGGTTCCGGATACAGTTTCTTCAACTTCTGCTTTTTACTTTCCTCCCATTCATCAACTGTATGCACCAACCTAAATGCCCGATTGCTCTTAATAAGTTTTGAAATCCTTGTAGTAGGATCATTCAGATCGCCAAATACTATTGCCTCTGTGGGACATGCTGAAACACATGCAGGTGTGTACTCCACCGCATTAATATCTGTAATTCCTTTTGCAACAGCCTTATCTCTCTCCCTCTTCCAGATGTGGCTGCAAAAAGTACATTTCACGACAGTACCCCTTGATGCTATTGAAACATCAGGATTGAGTGATTCTTTAAAGGTACATTCATATCTGGGTTTCCACCAGTTGAATACTCTAGCCTCATAGGGACATGCCGCGATACAATACCTGCATCCAAAACATCTCGACCATATTTGGCTTACAACTCCATCATCACCAATATCCGTTGCTGTAACAGGACATACAGAAACACAAGATGGGTTTTCGCATTGCTGACACATCTTTGGAATGTATACAACCTTAACATCACCGTATTCCAAATCATTCTCTCGATCATTGGTAACCTTCATTAACGTCAGAAAGGATACTCTCTTGGGAATATTGGAATCATCCTCAAATATTGGCATGTTGTTTTCCTGCATACATGCGACCTCACACATGCCACATCCCGTACATTTGTCTAAATCTATGACCATCCCCCATTTCCTCTTCATCATTCCCAATTCCCTTCTTTTCATAATTCACCTCTTAGCTAATTTTGATCCTCGTATGCCACCAATCAGCAATTCCAGAAATAGGATCTATATCATCAGACATAATTCTCTTTGGATTGATCCCTTTGTGTTCAGCATATTTGGTATAATCATCATGACCGAATCCAAGTGGGATAGCAACCACCTCAGGAGCAACAGTTTTGGTTAGGTGAACCTTAAGCCCTTCAATTTCTCCTCTGCTTGAGATGATATCAATCGAAGAACCCTCAGAGACACCATGCTTCTTTGCGGTAATGGGATTCATCTCTACCCATAACCTTTTTCCGGAAAGGGTTTTCCCATCAATGCTCTTTAGGACATAAGGGAAAGCAAGTCCGCTCCCATCACCAACTAATCGAATCTCATATGGTATTAATGTCAGAGGATATTCTGACTCACCTTCAACCATTTCAGTTATTTTAGTATAATAATTCTTGAAAAGCTTAATTGGAAATGCATAATTGGTCGCTTCCCTTATCTCAACCTTTTCCGAAAGCTTGATAATATCCTTATAACTATCCACAGGGAATAGATGTTTAATCGATTTAATCTCCCTAGCGATTTTAAGAATAATATCGCCAGCATGCAATGATTCATATCTCGGCGCTACCGGTTCATTACTCCTTGAGGTTGCCATCTCTATAGATGAAATGGTTGGTAGTATATAATCTGAATAATGGGCTGTATCGTTAACAAGTGGTGTCATTGAAACGACCATTGGGATATTTTTCATCTTTTGCGAAAAAAGCTTTCCATATACACTACGGTGAACTGGATTGGCCTCATTTATTATTAAGATTCCAATGTCATCAACATTTTTTATAAAATCATCGAGTCCCTTTGCCTTATTTGAAGAGGTTGCATATCTGCCAAGTGTATTGTTCAACCTAACAGAGACCCCACCCCTTTTATTAAAGTTATTTACGAGGTTGTTCAAAGACTGAACCGCAATAACCTCTGCAATCGATGAGGAGACCTCAACACCACCCTTTCCGGCAACCGCTAAAGGTCTTCTGGCAGAAGCGAACTCTTTCGCAAGCTTTTCAATTTCATCTTCACTTATCCCAGTAATCTTGGATACCCTATCAGGGGTGTACTGATTGATGACTATCTGAGACCAACTGGAAAAATAGGATCCGCTGGAGCGCTTGCCCATCTTTATGAGATGATGAGCAATCCCTAATGCCAATACACCCTCAGTTCCAGGCCTTATGGGAATCCAATTATCCGCTATAGAAGCGGTTCTTGTGCAGAGTGTATCAATATGTACAAATTTCACTCGCCTTCTTTTCCAATTTGCAAAGGCCTTGTGAATCCGCGCCGTATCTCCCCACCCCTCCAAAATCCTTGCTCCAAAACTAATAATATAATCTGCATTCTCAAAATCATAGTCCAGACAACCATCCAACCTTTGTGTAATCTTCACTGCGGCATTGGATATTGTATTCAGGGATGGCTCAAAGAAGACCTTAGAACTACCTGTAGAACTAACTAACCTCTCAACAAGCAGGTTAGATGCATTTCGCTTTCCACCTGTAATCGCAACAATGCTATCTGTTTTATTGGTATTAATTAAGTCTGTTATTCTTGATGAAATATCCTTGATTGCTGTATCCCATGATACAGGAATAAACTTACCCGATCCTTTATTCCCAATCCTTTTCATGGGCTGCTTGATCCTCTCAGGATGATATAACTCCTGAAGCGCAATCTGACCCATAGCACACCCTGCATTAGAGGTTTCAACCTTGACCGCCCGATCTCCTATCATCCTGATGGTTATATCAGATCCACAATCTATGCATCTACTCTTAACCAACACCTCCCTTCCTTTGGCAGAAGCATATTGGTCCTGAGTCCATTCGACAACCCACTGTAAGGATAAAAAGGGAGCCCCACTACAAAGCGTCCCAACGGCTCCACCAGCAAACACACCACCAGCCATTGATAAAAAATCTTTTCTATCTATTTTTTCCATGAATTCGATTGCTCCTCTTGAATTATTTTGTATGCTTTTATATTATAATTTGTATCCTGTCAATCATGACAAACAGCGCAGGTATTGCTTATCTTTAGAGCATCATGACAATCCATACATCTTCCCATCTTCATTTTACCAGTAATCTTTTCAGTTGAAGTAGAATTTGCTTTATCTCCATGGCAAGAAGCACATCCCACCCTTTTGGGGGATGCCAAGACAACCTTATGACTAAAGTAGACAAGATCAGGTTGTTTGGAAAAAGGTTCCCATGGAATATCAGTATCATTATAATTCATAAAAGCTTTCACCTCTTCTGCATCTTCACCATTATGACAATCCTTACAATCGTTAACACTAGGGATACCCATAAACCTTCCATTATCATAGTACTTATGACACGTGTCGCAACTCCCTACATCATACTCAGATAGATGAGCCTGATGATTGAATGGTATAGGTTTTTGAGCCTGAAAATTCATTGTATAATCACAGGCTTTTTGAAATACAATAAACGAAATAAAGGCAATTACTATAAAGGGGATGAAAAATAGCAGGGCTAGACGTTTCACAAATATTCTCCTTTTACCTTATGATGTAATGAATCACTCTTTGGTATAATATAACAACACATCATTGGACTTCCCTCATTCAATCGGGATATGTTGCTGTACAAATTTTAAGGTTGAATTTTTATAACTTCTATTTATTTTACAAAAACAAGAGACGTAAAACTCGATTTTCAAAAAATAATTCTTTACTAAACCATTCTTAACAACTTTTTTTGATAATCTAATCGGGTATTTTAATGTCAACAAAAATATAGAAAAAATTATGCATTATTTCAATTATTATTATTTTCATAATAATTGAAAATATCTTTACCCTATGAACCGCTACGGGGATCAATATTTTTCATCCTTCAAAGTACACTAAAAAGTAATCCCTTCAATCTTGTGAGAATGAATATATTGAGAATGTTCTTATTATTCGAATGAATTATTGATTGACTAATCAAAAGAAGAGTTCTATCCTTCAATCAAATCTACTCATCTAAAAATATGATATTCCATTTACTGGATTTCCATCATCTAATCTTAGTAATATCTTGGCATACTTATTTAAAAGCTAGTCCCATTAAGGATTGGTTAAGATTACATATATAAAAAGCAAATTCATTACTTTTAGCATGGACTTATTAGTAAACGAGACATTTTATTCAATTCAGGGTGAAAGCTCGAGGGCCGGATTCCCATCTATATTTATAAGGCTATGCGGCTGTAATCTAAACTGTATTTATTGCGATACTGAATATGCCAAAGCTGAGGGCTATACTAAATCAGTAGAAAAAATCATAGAAGAGATGGCATCACATAAATCCATAAACCATATAACAATAACCGGTGGTGAACCTCTATTACAGATCAACTCTATATTTCTTATGGAAAGGTTGATAGATATCGGATATTCTGTTCAATTAGAGACCAATGGAAGCCTAAGTGTAAAGAATGTTCCGGCCGGAGTTAGAAAAATCCTGGATGTGAAAACCCCTTCAAGCGGGGAAGTGACATCATTCATGTTCGATAATCTGAATTATCTATCAAAAAAAGACGAAATAAAATTTGTCATAGCGGATATTGATGACTATAATTTTGCAAAAGATTTCTTGAAAAAATATTTAAGAAAAAAAAAGATTATCATAAATTTTTCTCCTGTATTAAATAGTATGTCTATTTCAGAACTTGCAGAATTAATACTTATTGACAGATTGCAGGTCAGATTAAACATTCAATTACATAAGATAATCTGGCCAATTGCAGAACCAAAACATTGCTAAGGAGGAGACATGAACTATGTTGGCATTGTCATCCGACCACCAAGCGAGGCTTACAGTCTGATAATTCAGGTTAGTGTCGGATGTTCACATTCAAGGTGCACTTTTTGTAGCAGCCCTAAAGAAAAAATGTTCTATATTAAAGATATTGATATAATCAAGAGAGATATTGACGAGGCCTCATATTATACGGGATATAATCGCGCCTTTCTGGCTGGGCAGGACGCCCTAATAGTTCCAACAGGTATGCTTCTTGATATACTAAGATATTTAAAAGAAAAGAATCCCTCTATTCATAGAGTTGGACTCTATGGAAATACAAAGGCTATTCTCAAAAAATCAATAAATGAGCTAAAGGAGTTGAAAGATGCAGGATTAGGCATAATCTATCAAGGGATTGAGAGCGGGAATATGAATATACTGCGAAAGATTAAGAAGGGC
This region includes:
- a CDS encoding cytochrome c3 family protein yields the protein MKRLALLFFIPFIVIAFISFIVFQKACDYTMNFQAQKPIPFNHQAHLSEYDVGSCDTCHKYYDNGRFMGIPSVNDCKDCHNGEDAEEVKAFMNYNDTDIPWEPFSKQPDLVYFSHKVVLASPKRVGCASCHGDKANSTSTEKITGKMKMGRCMDCHDALKISNTCAVCHD
- a CDS encoding DUF3795 domain-containing protein — encoded protein: MVERDDLIAFCGLYCDDCFGYKGKIADLARDLRKELRQEKFDRIVDGIPFKEFRNYKECYDVLGALVRLRCKNACRGGGGNPFCKIRKCCQKMEIVGCWECNEFEKCEKLDFLKVNHGDAHLKNLRIINKKGVDEFFYGKKYWYTVIKEKK
- the nrfD gene encoding NrfD/PsrC family molybdoenzyme membrane anchor subunit → MDPQDDAVLINSQKRRRRYTVNGIIVLGKQIFQIGMLAVDSVVGEFFSYSKKVKISIFILLIFAAGFAFAGLQVILLGLGFTDLNNIMGWGIWIAGDLSLIVLGGGAFFTSFILYIFRRDEFQPIINSAILIGLLCYAFTFMFLLFDVGQPLRVPFAYIYPNWGEHLLPNSMLTEVIFCITLYFTILVIEFTPIVLEHPFLDKNPIIHKITHYMHKLMWIAAAVGTFLSFFHQGSLGGTYGILFAKPGWYRPEVFTHIPHTFFIFVLSAVSVGPSFTVLVTWFAGKMKKVEVVPFKTYVSLARVSGFMFIIYFIYRMWDVYSMSAEFVPLFDRSYLDLWGGPFGLWMLVLELVACFIPVILLNIRKFRETEKTLIIGVGSATLGMIMNRVNATIHGFSVPNFPWKEFQSYSPTVQEWFLTLGIFASMALVYMLCSKYLPLYPNIEKQEKVA
- a CDS encoding SDR family NAD(P)-dependent oxidoreductase yields the protein MKEAKTGLEELGAKVFGYQVDITDRAIVYKTANRVTLVIGDIDILVNNASIVRG
- a CDS encoding 4Fe-4S dicluster domain-containing protein; protein product: MKRRELGMMKRKWGMVIDLDKCTGCGMCEVACMQENNMPIFEDDSNIPKRVSFLTLMKVTNDRENDLEYGDVKVVYIPKMCQQCENPSCVSVCPVTATDIGDDGVVSQIWSRCFGCRYCIAACPYEARVFNWWKPRYECTFKESLNPDVSIASRGTVVKCTFCSHIWKRERDKAVAKGITDINAVEYTPACVSACPTEAIVFGDLNDPTTRISKLIKSNRAFRLVHTVDEWEESKKQKLKKLYPEPKVYYLTSHEWIRKMMRF
- a CDS encoding radical SAM protein; this encodes MDLLVNETFYSIQGESSRAGFPSIFIRLCGCNLNCIYCDTEYAKAEGYTKSVEKIIEEMASHKSINHITITGGEPLLQINSIFLMERLIDIGYSVQLETNGSLSVKNVPAGVRKILDVKTPSSGEVTSFMFDNLNYLSKKDEIKFVIADIDDYNFAKDFLKKYLRKKKIIINFSPVLNSMSISELAELILIDRLQVRLNIQLHKIIWPIAEPKHC
- a CDS encoding molybdopterin-dependent oxidoreductase, whose protein sequence is MEKIDRKDFLSMAGGVFAGGAVGTLCSGAPFLSLQWVVEWTQDQYASAKGREVLVKSRCIDCGSDITIRMIGDRAVKVETSNAGCAMGQIALQELYHPERIKQPMKRIGNKGSGKFIPVSWDTAIKDISSRITDLINTNKTDSIVAITGGKRNASNLLVERLVSSTGSSKVFFEPSLNTISNAAVKITQRLDGCLDYDFENADYIISFGARILEGWGDTARIHKAFANWKRRRVKFVHIDTLCTRTASIADNWIPIRPGTEGVLALGIAHHLIKMGKRSSGSYFSSWSQIVINQYTPDRVSKITGISEDEIEKLAKEFASARRPLAVAGKGGVEVSSSIAEVIAVQSLNNLVNNFNKRGGVSVRLNNTLGRYATSSNKAKGLDDFIKNVDDIGILIINEANPVHRSVYGKLFSQKMKNIPMVVSMTPLVNDTAHYSDYILPTISSIEMATSRSNEPVAPRYESLHAGDIILKIAREIKSIKHLFPVDSYKDIIKLSEKVEIREATNYAFPIKLFKNYYTKITEMVEGESEYPLTLIPYEIRLVGDGSGLAFPYVLKSIDGKTLSGKRLWVEMNPITAKKHGVSEGSSIDIISSRGEIEGLKVHLTKTVAPEVVAIPLGFGHDDYTKYAEHKGINPKRIMSDDIDPISGIADWWHTRIKIS